The genomic interval ATTCTCAAAGTCAATTCCATTTAAAACTTCCAAAATCTCTTTTTTAGAATAACCAAGAGAAGTAAGAGCTTCCATAACCTCATTAAAATTATTTTCAGTCTCAAAAGAAAAACGTTCCCTTAGTTCCAATATTACTCTCTCTGAAAGCTTCTTTCCAAGTCCCGGAATTTGCGAAAGAGCTTTGACATCATTAGACAGAACAACCTTTTTAAGTTCCTCTATATCAAAAGAAGATATTATTGAAAGGGCTACTTTAGAACCTACCTTTGGAATACGTATCAAAATTTCAAAAAGGTTTCTCTCTTCCATACTTTCAAAACCATAGATAACAGGCGTTCCTTCCTGAGGAAAAACAAGCTTTGTGAATAGGAAAATATCCTTTCCTTCTTTTACTTTTTCACAAAGTTTTGAAGGAACGATAACTTTAATCCCGAAACATCCACACTCAACAACAACATATCCCGCAGATTTAGATACTACCTTTCCCTTTAAGAATTCCAACATCCCTACTCAACCGATAGCCTGTTGATAAATCCTTTTAACTTGAAAGAAAGGTTTTGCCAGTTAAAGTTTAGCTTTAAATTAACAGAAAGATAAGAGTTATAAATATTTTTCAAGTTTAAGTTGACGTAACCGTCCATTGACACTTTAGAACTCTCCATTTTAAAGTTTACCTTATTTTCTTTTTCTACTTTGTATTTGACCTTAGCATCCTGTAACTGAAACTCTTCAACCAAGGGAAATAACTTGGAGGTCTTAATATTAAAGTTTTTCAATCTAAAGTTACCACTTCCACCGATTAAATTTTCCTTTTCAAAAACTAAAGTTCCTCTTCCAGAAAGTAAACCTGATAGTTCTAATGGTTTATAGAACTTGCAATCGTCCACTTTAAAATTTACTACTTTAAAACTAACCTTAGATAAAGGATAAGTAACTTTTCCTTCAACGTATCCACCACATAAGATTAACTTTACGAAGAACTTTTTAACATCGGAAGAAAGAGAAAGAATTTCAGGAGAAACAACCACTTTATTAATGGTTACAGGAATTTCAGGATGTTCAACCTTTTTTAATACCAGTTCCAAAGGTACTCTTTTTACTGCAATCTCTTTAAAGGATAGTTTCTTACAAAGGTAGTGTTCGGCAAACTTTTCAATAGGGAAAGTAAAGTAAAGAAATACCACAAAGGAAAGTATAAAAACAGTTAATAGAAGCAGTTTTTTCATCTTGTTTCCTCGTAGAAGTTGAAAACTACTTTTCCAGAAACAAGGCCATTTTCGTCCATATCTGAAACTTGAAAGAAAACAGCTTTTAAGTAGTAAGGAGAATTTTCCAACTTCCAAATTAACTTTTTAACCGATTTAAAGGGTGTTTCATAAAAACTTAAAGCAACCGTTTTCCTTTCAACGTTATCTTTTTCATCGCTTACAGAAACTTTTAAGTCTTTAACGTTCACTCCAAACTTTTGAGCTTTTACTTTAATGAAAGAAACAATGTCTATCCTCTTTCCATTTTTCAGCTTCTTTTCAATCTCTAAGAAACTTTTGTTAAAAGCCTTTATTTCCCGTAGTTTTGGTTCAATCTCTTGAAAGTCCCTGTATATCTTTTCCTTCTTGGTAGCTAGCTTTTCTATTGAGTTTTTCAAAGGAAAATACACAACAGTAAGATAAAGAAAAACAAAGATAAAAGGAGTAGCAAAGATAACATAGTTCTTTAACCTTTCATCCATCACCTTTTGACCCCAGAAAGAGACATTGTGAACTGAATCCCCTTTTCTACCTTTTTAACTTTGTTAACGGTAATCTTTTCAAAGTAAGAAGATAACTTTTCCCTAAATTTATCTAAGTCTTTTTCGCTGCTTGCTACTCCAAGAATTGAAAAGTTTTCTGATTCAATAGAACCTTCTATCTTCAAAATTTTTACCAAAGGATCTATAGATTTACCTATTTTTTCAATAGGAAAAAGAACAGAAGGCTTGTTAAGAAGAAAAAAATCTTTGAGTTCTTGGACTTTAGAGTATTTTTGGGAAACCTGCAGCTTTGGAGCAAGGGCTTTTTCGTTAATTATGCTTTCTACTGTTCTTTTATACTCTTTTAACGTTAAACGGTAATCTTTCTTTTCAGCTAAGAAACTTAAAACCAAAGAGGCTGTATAGAAAAATCCTGAAGCTAAAAGAGAAGCTATAGAAAACAGAATGGCTGTTTTGTGCTCAGTCCAAAACTTTGAAGAGAAAATGGAAAACTCCTTAAAAGTTGGCTTGCAAGGAGATTTTCTAAAATGGTAAAGCCCAAAAGCGTTAAAAAAGATAGGTGTATCCTTTCCGAAAGGTTCTATATTAGGGATCTCAAGAGAGGGACAAAACTTTTTAAAAAGCTCTAAAAATTTTTCGTTTAAAGCCCCACCACCTACTAAAAGAACTTTTCCCTTAAGGAACGGAACTACTCTATCCCTAAAGAAAGAGGTATCTTTTAAAAGAAACGGAAAACCTGATCGTATTATTTCTATATTGTCTACAATTCCCTTTTCAAATTGAATCACACTAACTTTTCCGGCTCCAGCATCAACAACCGTTATCTTTTCCTCTCCGTAAAGAAGAGAAACGGCGTTAATAGTGCCGGCGATATCTAATGTTAGAGTGTTGGCACTTTCAAACTGTTCAATTTCTTCTTTCTTTAGTACAAAAACGAGAAATTCACAACCTTTTTCTTTTTTTCCTATAGGACAAAAAGCTACCGATACCTCATTTTCGGCGGTATCAAGTTCTGAAAGCACATCATTTATAACAAGTTTTTTAAGTTGAGATCCTTTACATATAGGGTAGAAAGCCTTTTTTACATAAAGATTCCGTGAAGTTATGCCTACAATTTCTCTTTTTCCTTTTAGATTTCCAAACCCAAAGTTCTTACCGTCAAACCATTTTACCTTGCTACTTCCTACATCTACACCAATCATTGAACAACTTTCCACTCCAGAATTTTATCCCTCGTTGTAAAAGCAACTAAACTAACTAATGAATCTTGATAAGAAGCAGAAGCCTCAATTCTAAAATAGTTGCATCTATTTGTAATCAGCGGTCTAATAAGAAAAAAAAGTTCTTCACTAAATCCAGGAAGGTTTATTAAATCCTCCAAATTCTTAATTGGTCTATTTTCCAAAATTGATTTGGCAGCATCTTCATCCATATCTTCAGAAAGAGCTAAAAGTACCTCTAAAGGTGCTGAGTTAATATTTATCTTACCATCACCGTAAACTGTAACGTAGTCTTCAAGTTGCTTAAAAATCTTTTCATCAACCCCTTTCACATAGAGAAGTTCGTATATCGACTTCATATTTTTATTTGATGGTTTATAACCAAGAGTTTCGTAGTAAAGGCTTTCCACCCCTTCATCTGTTGGAATATCATCTCTATCAATCCAATCTTTTATGGATGATGCCAAACTTGGATTTAACTTTAAGTTTTCAAAAAGTCTTTTTGCCACGTTGTAGTAAAGCTGATTAGTTAGCTTATTTACGTTTAACCTTCCACACTCATCGGTTATTCTCAAAGAAACGGAAATTCCTCTATAAGTATAGGATATTGGTTCAAAGCCGAAGGCATCTCTTCTCTTTTTCAAGTAATCCAATGCAACTTTTACAGCAGAAACTGCAGCGTGGTATGCTTTAACGTAATCCCTAAACTCAGAGGACTTAGAAACACTTGATATCGAAAGGGAGTAAATAGAAATAAGAAAAGAAAATATAACAGCAACCATAACAAGGACTAGAAAGAGGACAAACCCCTTCCTACGCCTTTTCGAAAAATTCACGTATTTTTTCCTCGTCAGGAGAATTTATTACCCCTTTTTCGGTAATTATCGCTGTAATGTTTTCATGAGGTGTAACGTCAAAAGCAGGATTTTTCACCTTTGCATCAATAGGTGCTATCCTACAATCTTTACAATGGCAAAAAACAACTTCCTCTTCTCCCCTTTCTTCAATCGGTATCTCTTTCCCACTCCTTATTGAAAGATCAAATGTAGATGTTGGAGCAGCAACATAGAAAGGTATCCCGTGTTCTTTGGCAAGTACTGAAAGAGAATAAGTTCCAATTTTATTTGCAGTATCTCCATTTAGAGCAATCCTATCCGCCCCTACAATAATACAGGTAATTTCTCCACAAGACATAAAGTATCCAGCC from Desulfurobacteriaceae bacterium carries:
- the ruvA gene encoding Holliday junction branch migration protein RuvA; its protein translation is MEFLKGKVVSKSAGYVVVECGCFGIKVIVPSKLCEKVKEGKDIFLFTKLVFPQEGTPVIYGFESMEERNLFEILIRIPKVGSKVALSIISSFDIEELKKVVLSNDVKALSQIPGLGKKLSERVILELRERFSFETENNFNEVMEALTSLGYSKKEILEVLNGIDFENLSFQEVVKIVAKELSGKKF
- the gspK gene encoding type II secretion system minor pseudopilin GspK → MVAVIFSFLISIYSLSISSVSKSSEFRDYVKAYHAAVSAVKVALDYLKKRRDAFGFEPISYTYRGISVSLRITDECGRLNVNKLTNQLYYNVAKRLFENLKLNPSLASSIKDWIDRDDIPTDEGVESLYYETLGYKPSNKNMKSIYELLYVKGVDEKIFKQLEDYVTVYGDGKININSAPLEVLLALSEDMDEDAAKSILENRPIKNLEDLINLPGFSEELFFLIRPLITNRCNYFRIEASASYQDSLVSLVAFTTRDKILEWKVVQ